From Anomalospiza imberbis isolate Cuckoo-Finch-1a 21T00152 chromosome 22, ASM3175350v1, whole genome shotgun sequence, a single genomic window includes:
- the C22H17orf113 gene encoding uncharacterized protein C17orf113 homolog, producing the protein MVPPGKKPAGETSNSNKKCKRYFNEHWKEEFTWLEFDYERKLMFCIECRQALVKNKHGKAENAFTVGTDNFQRHALLRHVTSGAHRQALAVNREQLAFETRVHGHPELRSVIKVEVNPAKVAVLTTVYWMAKEEIPDEKCSSLLNFQKFNLCQALLASEHSEYYHPGSVREMQAAIAKVLHNEDRHRIKASPFIGLVVDETVDVLEHRSLAMFTTTVSPCNGQTSTTFLGSFELPAGEASTVAGKVCEVMRSFGIPTMKLTWLSAGSASLVAERLSGVGTALASLCPLLTEVHCLSHGTSLLLAESISTIEYLQKYETTVDAVYRLYSSFQGEGDSLQELRRVLDLCEIDLGSPKAIHWTSIFPAVEAIDSSWPTLVLLLESEAERSPVARGLCEELKKFQFVAFTKILLDVLPIFQKLSRFFQIEDFDLSILKPIVSATATTLQAQQSTSGQNLREFLSEMNKHPQDGREGESRLYYKGVELANCSQVHLKHFEHLKDSYLERVRGNLLDRFPSSVLEAISSFSAIFNPKCYPQSLEDIGSYGVSELNFLLQVYSRVVVSERALSDFPLFKRIVFSLSQLSFKDLCVKLVYSSSEMHELFPDFAVLAAIALALPLGSALAEKISRGRELLKRGRSRLAKDEGLSDLMKIAIDGPAISEFNFALAIEYYESMREPGFIVAQVK; encoded by the exons ATGGTGCCTCCAGGGAAAAAGCCAGCTGGGGAAACTTCCAATTCCAATAAAAAGTGTAAACGCTATTTCAATGAGCACTGGAAGGAAGAATTTACCTGGCTGGAGTTTGACTATGAGAGGAAACTCATGTTTTGCATAGAGTGTCGGCAGGCACTGGTGAAGAACAAGCACGGTAAAGCGGAAAACGCCTTTACCGTGGGCACAGACAACTTCCAGCGCCACGCGCTGCTGCGGCACGTCACCTCCGGCGCGCACCGCCAGGCACTGGCGGTGAACCGGGAGCAGCTGGCCTTCGAGACCCGCGTCCACGGCCACCCCGAGCTGCGCTCGGTCATCAAGGTGGAGGTGAACCCGGCGAAGGTGGCCGTCCTCACCACCGTCTACTGGATGGCCAAGGAGGAGATCCCGGATGAGAAGTGCTCCTCCCTGCTCAACTTCCAGAAGTTCAACCTGTGCCAGGCGCTGCTGGCCTCGGAGCACAGCGAGTACTACCACCCTGGCAGCGTCAGGGAGATGCAG GCAGCCATTGCCAAAGTCCTCCACAACGAGGACAGGCACAGGATCAAAGCCTCGCCGTTCATTGGGCTGGTGGTGGACGAGACAGTGGACGTCCTGGAGCACCGCAGCCTCGCCATGTTCACCACCACTGTCTCCCCCTGCAATGGGCAGAcctccaccaccttcctgggcagcTTCGAGCTGCCTGCCGGGGAGGCCTCCACTGTGGCAGGCAAGGTGTGTGAGGTGATGCGCTCCTTCGGCATCCCCACCATGAAGCTCACCTGGCTCAGCGCTGGCAGTGCCTCGCTGGTGGCCGAGCGGCTGAGCGGGGTGGGGACGGCGCTGGCCTCGCTCTGCCCGCTCCTCACTGAGGTGCACTGCCTGTCCCACGgcacctccctgctgctggccgAGAGCATCAGCACCATTGAATACCTCCAGAAGTATGAGACCACCGTGGATGCCGTGTATAGGCTCTACTCCAGCTTCCAGGGAGAAGGCGATAGCCTGCAGGAGCTGCGGAGAGTCCTGGACCTCTGTGAGATAGACCTCGGGAGCCCCAAAGCCATCCACTGGACTTCTATCTTCCCAGCTGTAGAAGCCATCGACTCCTCGTGGCCCacactggtgctgctgctggagagcgAGGCGGAGCGCTCACCCGTGGCCCGTGGCCTCTGCGAAGAGCTCAAGAAGTTCCAGTTTGTGGCCTTCACCAAGATCCTCCTGGATGTTCTCCCCATCTTCCAGAAGCTCAGTCGTTTCTTCCAGATCGAGGACTTTGACCTCTCCATCTTGAAGCCCATAGTCTCAGCCACAGCCACCACTCTGCAGGCCCAGCAGAGCACCAGTGGCCAGAACCTCCGGGAGTTCCTCAGCGAGATGAACAAGCACCCGCAGGACGGCCGGGAGGGCGAGAGCCGCCTCTACTACAAAGGTGTTGAGCTGGCCAACTGCTCCCAAGTGCACCTGAAACACTTTGAGCACCTGAAGGACAGCTACCTGGAGAGGGTGCGGGGCAACCTGCTGGACAGGTTCCCCAGCAGCGTCCTGGAGGCCATCAGCTCCTTCTCTGCCATCTTCAACCCCAAGTGCTACCCCCAGTCTCTGGAGGACATTGGCAGCTATGGGGTCAGCGAGCTGAATTTCCTGCTGCAGGTGTACTCACGGGTGGTGGTGAGCGAGAGGGCCCTGAGCGACTTTCCCCTCTTCAAGCGCATCGTCTTCAGCCTCAGCCAGCTCTCCTTCAAGGACCTCTGTGTCAAGCTGGTCTACAGCAGCTCTGAGATGCATGAACTCTTCCCAGACTTCGCTGTCCTGGCAGCTATTGCCCTGGCCTTGCCGCTGGGCTCGGCCCTTGCCGAGAAGATCAGCCGTGGCCGGGAGCTGCTGAAGCGCGGCCGGTCGCGCCTTGCGAAGGACGAGGGGCTCTCTGACCTCATGAAGATCGCCATCGACGGGCCAGCCATCAGCGAGTTCAACTTTGCGTTGGCCATCGAGTACTATGAGAGCATGAGGGAGCCTGGGTTCATCGTGGCACAGGTGAAGTGA